One genomic window of Mycteria americana isolate JAX WOST 10 ecotype Jacksonville Zoo and Gardens chromosome Z, USCA_MyAme_1.0, whole genome shotgun sequence includes the following:
- the CD180 gene encoding CD180 antigen has protein sequence MACDLYFLIFTTLACVSCEASSTTETMCTEITINKSYSCEGLGLREIPEKLPVTTEILDFSFNMLPSLQNSTFSKLKSLLYLDLTRCQINWVYDGAFHNNKQLKTIVLTGNLLMFLSDTAFAGPQSLEQLVLTQTGITSMSFIPMTNLDSLDTLDLGSNHISSLQLPPNFPTQNLRYLDFQMNNIRAITAEDVRILQKTSNITLTFKGNDIIYIEPGAFQSHFYSLDFGGCTDIPRVLAGIQNSTAQTLWLGTFHGVEKEPYISPNVLQGLCNISVKDLYLQLRHFRNLNADTFQCLTRLRKLDLTQTHISALPPGISGMSSLAELVLNANSFEHLCNISSAAFPSLTHLYVKGNSQVLQLGSGCLEKLAKLRHLDLSKSYIESFDCCNKALSGLSSLRYLNLSHNIQLHLQDVLIKDGANLELLDLAFTPLHINTSQGPFRNLQLLQVLNLSSSHINTSIQHLFQGLENLMLLDLSQNNFESGIIPKDKLFQQLSNLEALILSSCQLTAIEGQAFHSLKKLRHVDLSHNKLVAFSTDAFSNLKSIYLSFAHNRIRIVPHDKLASLVGHCVINLSYNPLDCTCSNIGLITWYKQNLDKIEDPEETRCSEPKSLAGAQLATISLSCGINTAGIIAVVLAVLSCGAIFVWGARYFKQNYQQI, from the exons ATGGCCTGTGATTTATACTTTTTGATTTTCACAACGCTCGCCTGCGTTAGCTGCGAAGCATCCAGCACCACAGAGACGATGTGCACGGAG ATTACCATAAATAAAAGCTATAGCTGTGAAGGTTTAGGACTGAGGGAGATTCCTGAAAAACTACCTGTCACAACCGAAATCCTTGACTTCAGCTTCAACATGCTCCCTTCCCTGCAGAATTCAACCTTCTCTAAGCTGAAGTCTCTTCTCTACTTGGACTTAACAAG GTGTCAGATCAACTGGGTGTACGACGGTGCCTTTCACAACAACAAGCAGCTGAAGACAATCGTGCTGACTGGAAACCTGCTCATGTTTCTGTCTGACACAGCGTTTGCTGGCCCACAGTCCCTGGAACAGCTTGTCTTAACGCAGACAGGAATAACCAGTATGTCCTTTATTCCAATGACAAATCTGGACAGCTTGGATACCCTCGACTTGGGCAGCAACCACATATCTTCGCTGCAGCTTCCTCCCAACTTTCCCACTCAAAACCTCAGATACCTTGACTTTCAAATGAACAACATAAGAGCAATCACAGCAGAAGATGTCCGCATTCTGCAAAAGACCAGCAATATAACTCTCACCTTTAAAGGCAATGACATTATATACATTGAACCTGGAGCTTTCCAGTCCCATTTCTACAGTTTGGACTTCGGGGGCTGCACTGACATTCCTAGGGTCCTGGCGGGGATACAGAACTCCACAGCCCAGACCCTTTGGCTGGGAACATTTCACGGTGTGGAAAAGGAGCCCTACATAAGCCCGAATGTTTTACAAGGCCTCTGTAATATCTCTGTCAAGGATCTCTATCTGCAGCTACGGCACTTCAGAAACCTAAACGCCGACACATTTCAGTGCTTGACCAGGCTCCGAAAGCTGGACCTAACTCAAACCCACATCAGCGCATTGCCCCCTGGCATCAGCGGCATGAGCTCGCTAGCAGAGTTAGTTCTCAATGCAAACTCCTTCGAGCACCTCTGCAACATCAGCTCTgccgccttcccctccctcacccacCTCTACGTCAAGGGGAACTCgcaggtcctgcagctgggctctggctgTTTGGAGAAATTGGCAAAGCTTCGACATCTCGATTTAAGTAAGAGTTATATTGAAAGCTTTGACTGCTGTAACAAAGCACTGAGCGGTTTGAGCAGTCTTCGGTACCTGAATCTGAGCCACAACATACAGCTCCACCTCCAAGACGTGCTCATTAAGGACGGTGCTAACCTGGAGCTGCTGGACCTAGCTTTCACTCCTCTTCATATCAACACTTCACAGGGTCCTTTCCGAAATTTGCAACTCTTGCAAGTGCTGAAtctttcctcctcccacattAATACTAGTATTCAGCATCTCTTTCAAGGCCTGGAAAACCTCATGCTCTTGGACCTTAGTCAAAATAACTTTGAGTCAGGAATCATACCAAAGGACAAACTGTTCCAACAGCTATCCAATTTAGAAGCACTAATTTTATCATCCTGTCAACTGACAGCAATAGAAGGCCAAGCATTTCACAGCCTCAAGAAATTACGGCATGTTGATCTGAGCCACAACAAACTTGTTGCATTCAGCACGGATGCATTTTCAAACCTCAAGAGCATCTATCTCAGTTTTGCCCACAACAGGATCCGTATTGTACCACATGACAAGCTAGCGTCCCTAGTTGGCCACTGCGTAATCAATTTAAGTTACAACCCTCTGGACTGCACCTGCTCCAATATTGGGTTAATAACCTGGTACAAGCAGAATCTGGATAAAATCGAAGACCCTGAAGAAACGAGATGCTCTGAACCCAAATCGCTAGCTGGGGCTCAGCTGGCCACCATCTCGCTCTCCTGTGGGATCAACACAGCAGGAATCATTGCAGTTGTCCTGGCTGTTTTATCCTGTGGTGCCATCTTCGTTTGGGGTGCTCGCTATTTCAAGCAAAATTACCAGCAAATATAA